From Coturnix japonica isolate 7356 chromosome 3, Coturnix japonica 2.1, whole genome shotgun sequence, the proteins below share one genomic window:
- the LOC107310717 gene encoding protein PXR1-like, which produces MRINNERKKERKKERKKERKKERKKERKKERKKGRKKGRKKEKEEKKEKKTKKDEKGGKK; this is translated from the exons aaagaaagaaagaaagaaagaaagaaagaaagaaagaaagaaagaaagaaagaaagaaagaaagaaagaaagaaagaaagaaaggaagaaagaaaggaagaaagaaggaaaaggaagaa aagaaagagaagaaaacgAAGAAGGACGAAAAGGGG ggaaagaag